One genomic segment of Pseudonocardia sp. T1-2H includes these proteins:
- a CDS encoding IclR family transcriptional regulator, which produces MTNKITSILLTFTEGSEHSLTEIARMAGLPISTAHRLATELTSWRLLERTTDGLYRAGLPLRTIGGRHPCPPSVAERAPYVLEDLAAATRSRARLGLMADLQVSYIEKQPGRKPATTFAAAATLPSHATALGQALLAYGPKSTVDLVIASGLRPYTSATVTAPDRLRRALGIIRLTGVAITRRELEPGTCGIAMPVFGPGGRMVAAIELSTHDLSTQLQPALTALRIATRSLSRELAAAVPGAAGAAPTDPSVGS; this is translated from the coding sequence GTGACGAACAAGATCACATCTATCCTGCTCACCTTCACCGAAGGCAGCGAACATTCGCTCACCGAGATAGCCAGAATGGCGGGCCTGCCGATCTCGACGGCCCACCGGCTCGCCACCGAGCTCACCTCATGGCGGCTGCTCGAGCGCACCACCGACGGCCTCTACCGAGCAGGACTGCCGCTGCGCACGATCGGCGGCCGTCACCCGTGCCCACCCAGCGTCGCCGAACGCGCGCCGTACGTTCTCGAGGACCTCGCCGCCGCGACGCGCAGCCGAGCCCGCCTCGGGCTCATGGCCGACCTGCAGGTCTCCTACATCGAGAAGCAGCCCGGGCGGAAGCCGGCCACGACGTTCGCCGCCGCGGCGACCCTTCCCAGCCATGCGACGGCCCTGGGCCAGGCTCTGCTGGCGTACGGCCCGAAATCCACCGTCGATCTCGTGATCGCGAGCGGCCTCCGGCCCTACACGAGCGCCACCGTGACCGCGCCGGACCGTCTGCGCCGCGCTCTCGGCATCATCCGGCTGACCGGCGTGGCGATCACGCGCCGCGAGCTCGAACCCGGGACCTGTGGGATCGCGATGCCCGTGTTCGGTCCGGGCGGTCGGATGGTCGCCGCGATCGAGCTCTCCACCCACGATCTCAGCACCCAACTGCAGCCCGCCCTGACCGCCCTGAGGATCGCGACCCGCAGCCTGTCGCGGGAGCTCGCCGCCGCAGTGCCGGGTGCAGCCGGTGCAGCTCCGACCGATCCGTCGGTCGGATCCTGA
- a CDS encoding class I SAM-dependent methyltransferase, whose translation MPTDETPTPERPRTSRAYGPEANRYDRRTTAYQRWRDAVVAKLDVGAGDTVLDVGCGTGLCMSALQGKVGPSGTIVGIDASDEMLGLARARATHNDWHNVRLLSASEPAALQDVQADGALFCAVHDVLQSPTVLTQVVEHLRPGAPVAAAGGKRPPIWAWGLRGWVRSLHSPYIEDFTGFDRPWRLLATHVPDLNVRELAFGTGYLATGHTPAPTP comes from the coding sequence ATGCCGACAGACGAGACCCCCACCCCTGAACGGCCCAGGACCAGCCGCGCCTACGGCCCCGAGGCGAACCGGTACGACCGCCGCACCACCGCCTACCAACGATGGCGCGATGCGGTGGTCGCCAAGCTGGACGTCGGAGCCGGTGACACCGTCCTCGACGTGGGCTGCGGCACCGGACTGTGCATGAGCGCGCTGCAGGGCAAGGTCGGGCCCAGCGGCACGATCGTCGGGATCGACGCCTCCGACGAGATGCTCGGGCTCGCCCGCGCACGTGCCACCCACAACGACTGGCACAACGTCCGGCTGCTCTCCGCTTCCGAACCCGCGGCGCTGCAGGACGTCCAGGCCGACGGAGCCCTGTTCTGCGCGGTGCACGACGTCCTGCAGTCCCCGACGGTCCTGACCCAGGTCGTCGAGCACCTACGCCCCGGCGCACCCGTCGCGGCAGCCGGGGGCAAACGACCACCGATCTGGGCGTGGGGCCTGCGCGGCTGGGTCCGGAGCCTGCACAGCCCCTACATCGAGGACTTCACCGGCTTCGACCGGCCCTGGCGGCTGCTCGCCACGCACGTCCCCGACCTGAACGTGCGCGAGCTCGCCTTCGGCACCGGGTATCTGGCCACCGGGCACACCCCGGCGCCGACACCCTGA
- a CDS encoding alpha/beta fold hydrolase has protein sequence MPAISARPEPRAAPPHLFADDLEGPMTLTRAIYECAQSVLAAPPEVVRDLRIDVDGVPAQYLDAGAGPPLVLLHGHEQSAAGWRWVIPALARTHRVLALSLPGHGETAPAVGAHAPGRDLAPFVTAFLDALGLGEVDLVGHSSGGAVALNVALSAPRRLRSLTLVASAGLGRQVNPLLALDTVPGLGELAILLSRTPGGALARTALSMAMLFARPWRAPGDFVAEQHALARRPGQLENSTTMARALFDATGQREVVLDRLAAVTVPTLVIWGARDYVLPASQAGAAAHRLPGARVSVFPDCGHLPHVEHPDRFSTELAGWLAEQRAVHRPPTTGPNPPPTEEGSDADRRDPHP, from the coding sequence ATGCCGGCCATCTCGGCCCGCCCGGAACCCCGGGCGGCGCCCCCGCACCTGTTCGCGGACGACCTGGAGGGTCCGATGACGCTCACCCGCGCCATCTACGAATGCGCGCAGTCGGTTCTCGCGGCACCGCCCGAGGTCGTCCGCGACCTCCGGATCGACGTCGACGGGGTGCCGGCCCAGTACCTCGACGCCGGTGCGGGGCCGCCCCTGGTGTTGCTGCACGGCCACGAGCAGAGCGCGGCGGGCTGGCGATGGGTGATCCCCGCGCTCGCCCGCACCCACCGGGTCCTGGCGCTGAGTCTGCCCGGGCACGGGGAGACCGCACCGGCGGTCGGTGCCCACGCGCCCGGCCGGGATCTCGCGCCGTTCGTGACCGCCTTCCTCGACGCCCTCGGCCTCGGGGAGGTCGACCTCGTCGGGCACTCCTCGGGCGGGGCGGTGGCGCTGAACGTCGCGCTCTCCGCGCCGCGGCGGCTGCGGAGCCTGACCCTGGTGGCCAGTGCCGGTCTCGGCCGCCAGGTCAACCCGCTGCTCGCGCTCGACACGGTCCCGGGACTCGGCGAACTCGCGATCCTGCTCAGCCGGACACCCGGTGGAGCCCTCGCGCGCACCGCCCTGTCCATGGCAATGTTGTTCGCGAGGCCCTGGCGGGCACCAGGTGACTTCGTCGCCGAGCAGCACGCCCTCGCCCGCCGGCCGGGGCAGCTCGAGAATTCCACAACCATGGCCCGAGCCCTTTTCGACGCCACGGGGCAACGCGAGGTCGTGCTCGACCGCCTCGCCGCCGTGACGGTTCCGACTCTGGTCATCTGGGGCGCTCGCGACTACGTCCTGCCCGCCAGCCAGGCGGGCGCTGCCGCCCACCGTCTGCCCGGCGCCCGGGTGAGCGTGTTCCCGGACTGCGGGCACCTCCCCCACGTGGAACACCCCGACCGGTTCAGCACCGAGCTCGCCGGATGGCTCGCGGAGCAGCGAGCCGTCCACCGACCGCCGACGACCGGTCCGAACCCTCCACCTACCGAAGAAGGCAGCGATGCCGACAGACGAGACCCCCACCCCTGA
- a CDS encoding cold-shock protein: MAQGTVKWFNGEKGFGFIAQDGGGADVFVHYSQIEASGFRSLDEGQRVEFDVGQGQKGPQAEHVRVI; this comes from the coding sequence ATGGCACAGGGAACCGTGAAGTGGTTCAACGGCGAGAAGGGCTTCGGCTTCATCGCCCAGGACGGCGGTGGGGCGGACGTCTTCGTCCACTACTCCCAGATCGAGGCGAGCGGGTTCCGCAGCCTCGACGAGGGTCAGCGGGTCGAGTTCGACGTCGGCCAGGGCCAGAAGGGGCCGCAGGCGGAGCACGTCCGCGTCATCTAG
- a CDS encoding SRPBCC family protein, whose translation MDLTATTTVRRPLPEVYAFWRLLENLPTFMEHLDEVRTTGETTSTWVASAPGDGTVEWEAVVIADVPDERIAWRSAEGADVPNQGTVSFVLAPDGVSTEVHVHLVYDIPAGKLGKVVAKYFGEEPHQQLEDDLRRLKQVLEAGEVVRSDGAPWGTRAGKEFPQRPAQPLTAEERQEVLGV comes from the coding sequence ATGGATCTGACAGCGACGACGACGGTGCGCAGGCCTCTGCCGGAGGTGTACGCGTTCTGGCGCCTCCTGGAGAACCTGCCGACGTTCATGGAGCACCTCGACGAGGTGCGGACGACGGGCGAGACGACCAGCACATGGGTGGCGAGCGCCCCGGGCGACGGGACGGTCGAGTGGGAGGCCGTCGTGATCGCGGACGTTCCGGACGAGCGGATCGCGTGGCGTTCGGCCGAGGGCGCCGACGTCCCGAACCAGGGCACGGTGTCCTTCGTCCTCGCGCCCGACGGCGTGAGCACCGAGGTGCACGTGCATCTGGTCTACGACATCCCGGCCGGGAAGCTGGGCAAGGTCGTCGCGAAGTACTTCGGGGAGGAGCCCCATCAGCAGCTCGAGGACGACCTGCGCCGGCTCAAGCAGGTCCTGGAGGCCGGTGAGGTCGTGCGCTCCGACGGCGCGCCGTGGGGCACGCGGGCCGGCAAGGAGTTCCCGCAGCGCCCGGCACAGCCGCTGACGGCCGAGGAGCGGCAGGAGGTGCTGGGGGTATGA
- a CDS encoding zinc-dependent alcohol dehydrogenase codes for MRANCWAGRNEVEVRDVPDPAILNSRDAIVRITSTAICGSDLHLLDGYVPTMQDGDIMGHEFMGEVVEVGTGVDPARLRVGDRVVVPFPIACGACGACAAQLYSCCENSNPNAGIAEKMFGHPVAGLFGYSHLTGGFAGGQAQYARVPFADVGPLKIESDLVDEQVLFLSDILPTGYMGAEMCDIQPSDVVAVWGAGPVGQFAMDSARMLGAASVIAIDKEPYRLRMAEEAGHIPVNFEEVDVRSRLLELTGGRGPDKCIDAVGLEATHGSAHIQAFDRIKQAVRSETDRPHALRQAILACRSGGIVSVIGVYGGMVDKFPAGAWMNRSLTLRTGQCHVQRYMTPLLRRIELGELDPTRIITHRLPLDEAPRGYDIFKNKEDDCEKVVLTP; via the coding sequence ATGAGGGCGAACTGCTGGGCCGGCCGCAACGAGGTCGAGGTCCGGGACGTGCCGGATCCGGCCATCCTGAACAGCCGCGACGCGATCGTGCGGATCACCTCGACGGCGATCTGCGGATCGGATCTGCACCTGCTCGACGGGTACGTGCCGACGATGCAGGACGGCGACATCATGGGCCACGAGTTCATGGGCGAGGTCGTCGAGGTCGGCACCGGTGTCGATCCGGCGCGACTGCGGGTCGGTGACCGCGTGGTGGTGCCCTTCCCGATCGCCTGCGGTGCGTGCGGGGCCTGCGCGGCGCAGCTGTACTCCTGCTGCGAGAACAGCAACCCGAACGCCGGGATCGCGGAGAAGATGTTCGGCCACCCGGTGGCCGGGCTGTTCGGCTACTCGCATCTGACGGGCGGGTTCGCCGGTGGACAGGCGCAGTACGCGCGGGTCCCCTTCGCGGACGTGGGACCGCTGAAGATCGAGTCCGATCTCGTCGACGAGCAGGTGCTCTTCCTGTCCGACATCCTGCCCACCGGCTACATGGGTGCCGAGATGTGCGACATCCAGCCCAGCGACGTGGTCGCCGTGTGGGGCGCGGGCCCGGTCGGCCAGTTCGCCATGGACAGCGCACGGATGCTCGGCGCCGCTTCGGTGATCGCGATCGACAAGGAGCCGTACCGGCTGCGGATGGCCGAGGAGGCCGGCCACATCCCGGTGAACTTCGAGGAGGTCGACGTCCGGTCCCGGCTGCTGGAGCTCACCGGCGGCCGGGGCCCGGACAAGTGCATCGACGCCGTCGGCTTGGAAGCCACCCACGGCAGCGCCCACATCCAGGCCTTCGACCGCATCAAGCAGGCCGTCCGGTCCGAGACCGACCGCCCCCACGCGTTGCGCCAGGCGATCCTGGCCTGTCGTAGCGGGGGGATCGTGTCGGTCATCGGGGTCTACGGCGGGATGGTGGACAAGTTCCCGGCCGGGGCCTGGATGAACCGGTCGCTGACCCTGCGGACGGGCCAGTGTCACGTGCAGCGGTACATGACGCCGCTGCTGCGGCGGATCGAGCTCGGCGAGCTCGACCCGACACGGATCATCACCCACCGGCTGCCCCTGGACGAGGCACCGCGCGGCTACGACATCTTCAAGAACAAGGAAGACGACTGCGAGAAGGTGGTCCTCACACCCTGA
- a CDS encoding SigB/SigF/SigG family RNA polymerase sigma factor: MVTVADLSLRPAGSDRPTTVPAPGADPPPSGDLQEYAEFLPLLDRYASLPRHHPDRGPLRDELVVAFLPVVRNLARRYSRGGIVEDLEQVGTIGLINALDRYDPARRSGSFLGYLIPTVTGEIRRYFRDRTWSTRVPRSLKELAVRIDRCTEPLSHRLGRAPKPSELAAELGVGKNEIIDALAARESRHGRPLDTPYGDEGRGLSETLGELDAEFEHVERHEILRPLVEALPARERTILLLRFFEDRTQTEIADRLGISQMHVSRLLTRTLAQLRQQLRDAGQPTMP; encoded by the coding sequence GTGGTGACCGTTGCCGACCTCTCGCTCCGTCCTGCCGGGAGCGACCGCCCGACCACGGTCCCCGCGCCCGGGGCGGACCCGCCGCCGTCGGGGGATCTGCAGGAGTACGCGGAGTTCCTTCCGCTGCTCGACCGGTACGCCTCCCTGCCCCGCCACCACCCGGACCGCGGTCCGTTGCGCGACGAGCTCGTCGTCGCGTTCCTCCCGGTGGTGCGCAACCTCGCGCGCCGCTACAGCCGCGGGGGGATCGTCGAGGACCTCGAACAGGTCGGCACGATCGGGCTGATCAACGCCCTCGACCGGTACGACCCCGCCCGCAGGTCCGGGTCGTTCCTCGGCTATCTCATCCCGACGGTGACCGGTGAGATCCGCCGTTACTTCCGCGACCGCACCTGGTCGACGCGGGTGCCCCGGTCGCTCAAGGAGCTCGCGGTCCGGATCGACCGTTGCACCGAGCCGCTGTCGCACCGGCTCGGCCGCGCCCCGAAGCCCAGCGAGCTCGCCGCGGAGCTCGGCGTCGGCAAGAACGAGATCATCGACGCGCTGGCCGCGCGGGAGAGCCGCCACGGCCGGCCCCTGGACACCCCCTACGGAGACGAGGGCCGGGGGCTGTCGGAGACCCTCGGCGAGCTGGACGCGGAGTTCGAGCACGTCGAGCGCCACGAGATCCTGCGGCCGCTCGTCGAGGCACTCCCGGCGCGGGAACGCACCATCCTGTTGCTGCGGTTCTTCGAGGACCGCACCCAGACCGAGATCGCCGACCGGCTCGGGATCTCCCAGATGCACGTCTCACGCCTGCTGACCCGGACGTTGGCCCAGCTCCGGCAACAGCTCCGGGACGCCGGGCAACCGACCATGCCCTGA
- a CDS encoding ATP-binding protein: MTAFVRLLLDVRPDAPDIVVRALTEWSRSVGWPAAEARDLLFAVREAVCNSVTHAYRGGPAGRIGVEAVVRHGARDGDHIELTVSDTGRWRPRPDSARPGYGIPLMRSATAGLVISTGASGTEVRLRSAPVPRAVPAFGRVSFLTGPQ; the protein is encoded by the coding sequence GTGACAGCGTTCGTGCGGCTCCTCCTCGATGTCCGACCGGATGCCCCGGACATCGTCGTGCGGGCGCTGACGGAATGGAGCAGGAGCGTGGGCTGGCCGGCGGCGGAGGCGCGGGACCTGCTGTTCGCGGTGCGGGAGGCCGTCTGCAACAGCGTCACCCACGCGTACCGGGGCGGACCGGCGGGCCGGATCGGGGTCGAGGCCGTCGTCCGGCACGGCGCGCGGGACGGCGACCACATCGAGCTGACCGTGTCGGACACCGGACGCTGGAGACCCCGTCCCGACTCCGCCCGCCCGGGCTACGGGATCCCGCTCATGCGGTCCGCCACGGCGGGCCTCGTGATCAGCACCGGCGCCTCGGGCACCGAGGTGCGCCTGCGCAGCGCGCCCGTGCCGCGGGCCGTGCCGGCGTTCGGCCGCGTCAGCTTCCTCACCGGGCCGCAGTGA
- a CDS encoding Orn/Lys/Arg family decarboxylase, which produces MPPRDAFFARTEDVPVERAVGRVCAEQVTPYPPGIPVLLPGERVSEEIVDYLTSGVRAGMVLPNPTLGTLRVVA; this is translated from the coding sequence ATGCCGCCCCGCGACGCCTTCTTCGCCCGCACGGAGGACGTGCCGGTCGAGCGGGCCGTCGGTCGCGTGTGTGCCGAGCAGGTCACGCCCTATCCGCCGGGGATCCCGGTGCTGCTTCCCGGGGAGCGGGTCAGCGAGGAGATCGTCGACTACCTCACCAGCGGCGTCCGCGCCGGCATGGTCCTGCCGAACCCCACCCTCGGCACCCTCCGCGTCGTGGCGTGA
- a CDS encoding STAS domain-containing protein, which translates to MRDRGDVVVVQLRGALDYTVVASVRDDLESALRRLRDRALVLDLAEVDFLDSTGISALIDTARTAGKVSENSEPLRLVVDHARAVTRPIEVAGLDGFFMLYDTLSDALAP; encoded by the coding sequence ATGAGGGACCGCGGCGACGTGGTGGTCGTGCAGCTCCGCGGTGCTCTCGACTACACGGTCGTGGCGTCCGTCCGGGATGATCTCGAGTCCGCGTTGCGGCGGTTGCGGGACCGGGCGCTGGTGCTGGACCTGGCCGAGGTGGACTTCCTGGACTCGACCGGGATCTCGGCGTTGATCGACACGGCCCGCACCGCCGGAAAGGTGTCCGAGAACAGCGAGCCGCTTCGCCTGGTGGTCGATCACGCCCGGGCCGTGACCCGGCCCATCGAGGTGGCCGGCCTGGACGGGTTCTTCATGCTCTACGACACGCTCTCCGACGCCCTCGCACCCTGA